A single region of the Bacillus cereus genome encodes:
- the sigI gene encoding RNA polymerase sigma factor SigI — MLSLVMKILRKPKIEDIVFNIQNNGGDKDAFIVQYQPFIRKSISSVCRRYITEQDDEYSIGLFAFNEAIEQYSYKKGKSFLAFADLLIKRDVIDYIRKESKHNLVFLKEDKQEEILEMQVSLTEYMKEIENSNRKEEILHFQSVLAEFKITFSELAKESPKHRDTREHLIEIVKIIIKDEKMMEELFRKKKLPLKHIEPRVRVSRKTLERHRKYIIAMCIIFANNYTYILDYIRGGKHDE, encoded by the coding sequence GTGTTGAGTTTAGTAATGAAGATCTTAAGAAAACCGAAAATAGAAGATATCGTATTTAACATACAAAACAACGGTGGAGATAAGGACGCTTTTATCGTACAGTATCAGCCGTTTATTAGAAAATCAATCTCGTCTGTCTGCCGCCGATATATTACAGAACAGGATGATGAATATAGTATTGGATTGTTTGCGTTTAACGAGGCAATTGAACAGTATTCATATAAAAAAGGAAAATCTTTTCTAGCGTTTGCTGATCTTCTTATAAAAAGAGATGTAATTGACTATATACGCAAGGAGTCTAAGCATAATCTTGTCTTTTTAAAAGAAGATAAGCAAGAGGAAATATTAGAAATGCAAGTATCGCTTACGGAGTATATGAAAGAGATAGAAAATAGTAACCGTAAGGAGGAAATTCTTCATTTTCAAAGTGTGCTAGCTGAGTTTAAAATCACATTTTCAGAGCTTGCTAAGGAATCTCCTAAGCATCGTGATACGCGTGAGCACTTAATAGAAATTGTAAAGATTATTATAAAAGACGAGAAAATGATGGAAGAGCTGTTCAGAAAGAAAAAGTTACCGCTGAAACATATTGAGCCACGTGTTAGGGTAAGTCGTAAAACGTTGGAGCGACATAGAAAATACATTATTGCAATGTGTATTATCTTTGCAAATAACTATACATATATTCTTGATTATATAAGAGGGGGGAAGCATGATGAATAA
- a CDS encoding anti-sigma factor domain-containing protein: MNKGIVMDIKKHSVVVLTPNGEFISFKRKAHSYMIGEEISFKEQEQRAPRFSIPSSLKPASLLVACFLCVLLFFYNQPEEKVFAYISVDINPSLEVSVTKDLRVIDLRACNDDGRRILKEMKRWENKHLQDVIRIIIKQSQEDKYLTNDKQVMLTAVTKDKSLEPQLEKAMQKLKKEYETKHVKVVYQSSTMQMRENAMKAGVGTGVYIKQENEKQKSLTPPAPPSNQEQPKSSPDVSSDSSLAKEERYEKQEHIEQKQSKEQQLKQIKENNGHQQENNGRGSQQGNNGHQQENNGRGSQQGNNGHQQENNGRGSQQENNGHQQENNGRGPQEGNNGHQQENNGRESQEGNNGHQQENNGRGSQEGNNGHQQENNGRGSQQENNRNQQENNGRGSQQGNNEHQRENNGRGSQQENNRNQQENNGRGSQQGNNEHQRENNGRVSQ; this comes from the coding sequence ATGAATAAAGGAATTGTGATGGATATAAAAAAACATAGCGTAGTTGTTTTAACTCCAAATGGAGAATTTATTTCGTTTAAAAGAAAAGCGCACTCTTACATGATTGGAGAAGAAATCTCGTTTAAAGAACAAGAACAAAGAGCACCGCGTTTTTCAATCCCTTCTTCCTTAAAGCCTGCATCATTACTAGTTGCTTGTTTTCTATGTGTGTTGCTGTTTTTCTACAACCAACCGGAAGAAAAAGTATTTGCCTATATCTCAGTTGATATAAATCCAAGTTTAGAGGTGAGCGTAACAAAGGATCTTCGTGTTATAGATTTGCGAGCTTGTAATGATGATGGAAGGCGTATTTTAAAAGAAATGAAGCGATGGGAAAATAAACACCTGCAAGACGTAATACGTATTATTATAAAGCAGAGTCAAGAGGATAAGTACTTAACGAATGATAAGCAAGTTATGCTAACAGCTGTTACAAAGGACAAGTCGTTAGAACCACAGTTGGAAAAGGCTATGCAAAAATTAAAGAAAGAGTATGAAACAAAACACGTTAAAGTCGTATATCAAAGCAGTACGATGCAAATGCGTGAGAATGCCATGAAAGCAGGAGTTGGCACAGGTGTTTATATAAAGCAAGAGAATGAGAAGCAGAAATCGCTTACTCCTCCTGCGCCGCCGTCTAATCAAGAGCAACCAAAGTCATCTCCTGATGTATCATCGGATTCGTCTCTTGCAAAAGAAGAAAGGTACGAGAAGCAGGAGCATATAGAACAAAAGCAATCCAAGGAACAGCAACTGAAGCAAATAAAAGAAAATAATGGACACCAGCAAGAGAATAACGGTAGAGGATCTCAGCAAGGAAATAATGGACACCAGCAAGAGAATAACGGTAGAGGATCTCAGCAAGGAAATAATGGACACCAGCAAGAGAATAACGGTAGAGGATCTCAGCAAGAAAATAATGGACACCAGCAAGAGAATAACGGTAGAGGACCTCAGGAAGGAAATAATGGACACCAGCAAGAGAATAACGGTAGAGAATCTCAGGAAGGAAATAATGGACACCAGCAAGAGAACAACGGTAGAGGATCTCAGGAAGGAAATAATGGACACCAGCAAGAGAACAACGGTAGAGGATCTCAGCAAGAAAATAATAGAAATCAGCAAGAGAACAACGGTAGAGGATCTCAACAAGGAAATAATGAACATCAGCGAGAAAACAACGGTAGAGGATCTCAGCAAGAAAATAATAGAAATCAGCAAGAGAACAACGGTAGAGGGTCTCAACAAGGAAATAATGAACATCAGCGAGAAAACAACGGTAGGGTGTCTCAGTAA